TCCATTCCTTTCATTCCCCATAACATCTGTCCTAGAGCCCATTCACTGAGCATCTGACTTTTCCTTTTAATGTCCCTATCAGCCTCAAAGAATCATTTATCTTTGCCACCCATTCTCCCCTTCTCTGCTCCTAAGAGATGGTCACCTTCCACCCCCCCATGTAGAAACTCTAGTAGAGAAGCAAACATAAGTAcaccttttcttttgtttacaTCTTTATTTGATCCCTAGAAATGGAAGCATACCTTGCAGTGCTATGGCTTGGTCTCCAAGATCTCGTATTCGGAAGTACcacattttgtttttgtaaCGGCCGGATACAGGAAATATAAATACTCGATGAGGCTAGAAATCCCCGGGGACCCCCCCGATCTCTCAATCTCCTTTTTGTTCTTGCAAGCCGCTTCCGGATTCCTACAAAGGAaggaacaaaaaaaaggaaagaaattCTTCGACAGGCCTTTGTTTGAGGGTGGTGTCCTGATGGTCTACATCAATGCCTAACCCATCACCTTGTTCCACACTTCAAAACTGGCttctcaatttttttactgGAATTACTCCCGATCCATACAATTTTGTCAGTTTCTGCGGTATATTCttagttttttttgggGGGGGGAGCTTCCCAAATACTTCTTTCAAGCAACGGGAATCTGTAATAGAATGGGTTCTGCCATCATCCGTCGTTGTAACGGCCTCTATTCGATGACGGAACTTTTCCTAGCattcattcttttcttctttcacTTTTTTGTCAAGGTGAGATATCCAGAAACACCTGTAGGGCTTCAACCAAAGGTGTCTTACTATTTCAACCAGATGAACaataatgaattttttttttttttttgttctttgttctttgttCTCTAAGACTATCTAATTGGCACCTACAATGCCTGTAGCTTCTCTGATTCAGCATTACCAATTTTTTCGTGAAAGTTCTTGCTGATTAGCCCATAATTAACGGTTTTCGATGATTTAGTAATACACACTGCAAACAAACACCTGCACAAACAACACAGATATGGCTTAACAGTTCTCGAGACCTAGCcatcttttctttaaaattaattaaGCGATAGATTTCTAGTTGaccaaacaaaaaacaaagaCAAAAGCTACTAAATAACAAACCATTCAATAGgtgtgaaaaaaataataactCCTGCGGTTTAGTGTGCACAATAGTAGAAAAGATGAACAGTCCCACAATAGCAGAAAAGGGAAATTAAAATACAacaaccaaaaaaaaaaacacaaacaaGAATTTTACTAGATCTTTCACTGTGTGCCTCTCCTGCCCCGTCCCATCCATCGCATCACTCATCTATTGTGAATGGTAGGGGGAAACCAAGTTAAATAAGCTGGGATCGATGTCAATCGGAATAACTTGTAAGAACAGAATTATATCGAAATGAGGGAgaaaaaaacttttttctctttcacaACTCCATTGAATgattatatatatcttgTAAGACTGGAAGCTTAAACTCCCTTGTGATTATATAAAGTTAAAACATACTTCTCcacatatattttttttaactcTTTCTTTAAATTTGCTGATTTTGCTCTTGCATTTATTTCAACTTTCAAAACTACCCCCCAAAAGCACATTTTATTCCAACCTTTTACTTACATTTCCACCAGCATCAAAGAATAATAGCATTCAAGAGATAGCACACAAGTTATAAAGATAATCAATACTAAGctttttttgaattctcaagaacttgattttttttttgctaaTCTCCCCTTCCCACAAAACACCAAAGCAAGGTCATATTCAAACTAGTTATCTTTCTCATAAAAGTAAGACTAAAAAAATAGTTACTGAATCCTGCTTATATTTGTGGTTATACTTGTGGTTATACCAGGCGCAAGAGATAAAGTAGTAGAAACATCAACTTACTACAAGATAGCTCCGCGTTTAGAAGCACATCCCCATTTGTTTACACGCAGACCGCATCTACTCTAAGGCGCTAAAAActccctttttttttgttttttggtCACACTTTCGCATTTCTTCGCCCTCAGCGGATTACACAATTGCATTCTGTACGCAGCCGTGTGTGTGTGTCTGCCCAAAAAACTTTAGTCTGTGAGAAGTCGGCGGCTACTTTAATTAATTTGCTACCGCTTTTTCTAAGGAAAATCCAAGATCTGGAAGTACCCAGCGAGGACAAGACTACaaaccaagaaaaaaaaatttatataaaaggacatacaaataataatgaatccttctttcatcatattttttttcctgcAAATACTAGTACGGTCGGTACGGGCTGATGTTACAATATCAGCGGACCAGACCGCTAGCACCGACGTGCTGTACTCTGAGCCTGTGAGTATATTAAAGGACGTCAAGTACACCGTGAATGCGGATACCCTACAGTTCACTAACGGTCTGAATAATGCCGGTACGCTGGTCTTTGCAGATACAGTAGGTTCCGACGCCGAGCAAAAGTTAGTTGTCTCCAACGGGGACTTCATAAACAGTGGTGAAGTCGATGTTACATGTAACTCAGTCACCACTCCCTCGTACATGTTCAACGTCGCGAATTTCAAGAATGAAGGTACCATGTATTTCAAAGGTACTCAGAACGGTGTGCAATACGGTGCTAACCAAGTCACACTGATATCAACAACCGAGAGTATTGTGAATGATGGGTCTATGACCTTTGATGGTATCGAAAATGCATACTTGAAATCCAGCGGTACTATTACAAACAACGGTAAGATAAGTGTCCAGTACAACTCAGGTTTTGCCGTGAGTCAGTCCATCTTAGGTTCAGGTAGTATCGAACTGGGCTTAGCTACCACACTGTGGTTTGATGACCCTAGTAACACCGACATTAGTGGCCAAAAAGTTATCCAAACGGAAGGTTCAGTGATCGTTTTCGACACCACAAAATTGACGAAGCCTTTCACAGTTAATTTCGGTAAATTTGGTGGACAGAATCTGTTCGCTGTAACTACACCAGTAACAAGTACCAGCTATGATAGTATCACTGGTATCCTCACAATTAAAGTGAATGGGCAAGATATTAGCCTTGTACTAGGAACTAATTTGGACCCATTCGGTTTTATCGCTTCACCTGTTAGTAACCCAGTTACCTCGCCATTGGATGGTCAACAGCATCAGATTTACACAATTGTATATTCTGGTGTGAGCGTTCCACCATTACCATCTCcagaaacaaaaacaatcaCTGAGAAAGGTGTAGAACACGAAGTTGTCGTTTCTTATATCTCAACTACCAGTGATAACCAATTGGTAACCATCACTACAACGTCGACTATCATTCCACCATTTCCAAAAGGCACCACATCTTTACTTGTTGAGAATGATGTGACCATATATGATGTCTATTCCTATTTCATTGCCACAAATGATCAAGGTGCTGAGTATACTGCAACTACTATTTTAAGTTATTCTCCACCTGCCCCTACCACAGTAACCATCTACCAGAACCATGAACACATTCAAGAGGTTTATTCGTACTACATTACTGTTGATGGAGAAGGAAAGATTATAACGGAAAGCAAATTGGTTTCCTCAACAATCAGTTATGATCCAGCTCCGGGACCTGAGACGAAGATcgttgatctgggcaacgaagttACTGAATATGATGTGATATCATACTACACtactgttgatgagaacgGCAAAGTGATCACAACGAGTACAGTGGACAAGTTCAGTCCACCACCAGTATCGACTATTACTATCTATGAGAACCACGAGCACATAGTTGATGTGTACTCGTActtcatcacagttgatgGAGACGGTAAGATTATTACTGACAGCAAGATTATTTCGTCTTCAATCAGTTATGATCCAGCTCCTGGACCTGAGACGAAGATCGTTGATCTAGGCAACGAAGTTACTGAATATGATGTGATATCATACTACACtactgttgatgagaacgGCAAAGTGATCACAACGAGTACAGTTGACAAGTTCAGTCCACCACCAGTATCGACTATTACTATCTATGAGAACCACGAGCACATAGTTGATGTGTACTCGTActtcatcacagttgatgGAGACGGTAAGATTATTACTGACAGCAAGATTATTTCGTCTTCAATCAGTTATGATCCAGCTCCTGGACCTGAGACGAAGATCGTTGATCTAGGCAACGAAGTTACTGAATATGATGTGATATCATACTACACtactgttgatgagaacgGCAAAGTGATCACAACAAGTACCACTACGAAGTACAGTCctccacctttgactgtgaccgccactactgcgtctgactatgttgagagcgactggatctcattcttcatcacagttgatgagaagggagacattgttaccagcagcactctgttcaatgccactcgtgactacaagttgcctgaggccccacacacttcgtttggccctgcacctccagtggagacgcacacagttgttcttgagaacaacatgacgaactacgaggttgtatcttactggaccaccaccaacgagtttggtgggttgatcaccacgagcagcaccagcacgtacagcgctccacctttgactgtgaccgccactactgcgtctgactatgttgagagcgactggatctcattcttcatcacagttgatgagaagggagacattgttaccagcagcactctgttcaatgccactcgtgactacaagttgcctgaggccccacacacttcgtttggccctgcacctccagtggagacgcacacagttgttcttgagaacaacatgacgaactacgaggttgtatcttactggaccaccaccaacgagtttggtgggttgatcaccacgagcagcaccagcacgtacagcgctccacctttgactgtgaccgccactactgcgtctgactatgttgagagcgactggatctcattcttcatcacagttgatgagaagggagacattgttaccagcagcactctgttcaatgccactcgtgactacaagttgcctgaggccccacacacttcgtttggccctgcacctccagtggagacgcacacagttgttcttgagaacaacatgacgaactacgaggttgtatcttactggaccaccaccaacgagtttggtgggttgatcaccacgagcagcaccagcacgtacagcgctccacctttgactgtgaccgccactactgcgtctgactatgttgagagcgactggatctcattcttcatcacagttgatgagaagggagacattgttaccagcagcactctgttcaatgccactcgtgactacaagttgcctgaggccccacacacttcgtttggccctgcacctccagtggagacgcacacagttgttcttgagaacaacatgacgaactacgaggttgtatcttactggaccaccaccaacgagtttggtgggttgatcaccacgagcagcaccagcacgtacagcgctccacctttgactgtgaccgccactactgcgtctgactatgttgagagcgactggatctcattcttcatcacagttgatgagaagggagacattgttaccagcagcactctgttcaatgccactcgtgactacaagttgcctgaggccccacacacttcgtttggccctgcacctccagtggagacgcacacagttgttcttgagaacaacatgacgaactacgaggttgtatcttactggaccaccaccaacgagtttggtgggttgatcaccacgagcagcaccagcacgtacagcgctccacctttgactgtgaccgccactactgcgtctgactatgttgagagcgactggatctcattcttcatcacagttgatgagaagggagacattgttaccagcagcactctgttcaatgccactcgtgactacaagttgcctgaggccccacacacttcgtttggccctgcacctccagtggagacgcacacagttgttcttgagaacaacatgacgaactacgaggttgtatcttactggaccaccaccaacgagtttggtgggttgatcaccacgagcagcaccagcacgtacagcgctccacctttgactgtgaccgccactactgcgtctgactatgttgagagcgactggatctcattcttcatcacagttgatgagaagggagacattgttaccagcagcactctgttcaatgccactcgtgactacaagttgcctgaggccccacacacttcgtttggccctgcacctccagtggagacgcacacagttgttcttgagaacaacatgacgaactacgaggttgtatcttactggaccaccaccaacgagtttggtgggttgatcaccacgagcagcaccagcacgtacagcgctccacctttgactgtgaccgccactactgcgtctgactatgttgagagcgactggatctcattcttcatcacagttgatgagaagggagacattgttaccagcagcactctgttcaatgccactcgtgactacaagttgcctgaggccccacacacttcgtttggccctgcacctccagtggagacgcacacagttgttcttgagaacaacatgacgaactacgaggttgtatcttactggaccaccaccaacgagtttggtgggttgatcaccacgagcagcaccagcacgtacagcgctccacctttgactgtgaccgccactactgcgcctgactatgttgagagcgactggatctcattcttcatcacagttgatgagaagggagacattgttaccagcagcactctgttcaatgccactcgtgactacaagttgcctgaggccccacacacttcgtttggccctgcacctccagtggagacgcacacagttgttcttgagaacaacatgacgaactacgaggttgtatcttactggaccaccaccaacgagtttggtgggttgatcaccacgagcagcaccagcacgtacagcgctccacctttgactgtgaccgccactactgcgtctgactatgttgagagcgactggatctcattcttcatcacagttgatgagaagggagacattgttaccagcagcactctgttcaatgccactcgtgactacaagttgcctgaggccccacacacttcgtttggccctgcacctccagtggagacgcacacagttgttcttgagaacaacatgacgaactacgaggttgtatcttactggaccaccaccaacgagtttggtgggttgatcaccacgagcagcaccagcacgtacagcgctccacctttgactgtgaccgccactactgcgtctgactatgttgagagcgactggatctcattcttcatcacagttgatgagaagggagacattgttaccagcagcactctgttcaatgccactcgtgactacaagttgcctgaggccccacacacttcgtttggccctgcacctccagtggagacgcacacagttgttcttgagaacaacatgacgaactacgaggttgtatcttactggaccaccaccaacgagtttggtgggttgatcaccacgagcagcaccagcacgtacagcgctccacctttgactgtgaccgccactactgcgtctgactatgttgagagcgactggatctcattcttcatcacagttgatgagaagggagacattgttaccagcagcactctgttcaatgccactcgtgactacaagttgcctgaggccccacacacttcgtttggccctgcacctccagtggagacgcacacagttgttcttgagaacaacatgacgaactacgaggttgtatcttactggaccaccaccaacgagtttggtgggttgatcaccacgagcagcaccagcacgtacagcgctccacctttgactgtgaccgccactactgcgtctgactatgttgagagcgactggatctcattcttcatcacagttgatgagaagggagacattgttaccagcagcactctgttcaatgccactcgtgactacaagttgcctgaggccccacacacttcgtttggccctgcacctccagtggagacgcacacagttgttcttgagaacaacatgacgaactacgaggttgtatcttactggaccaccaccaacgagtttggtgggttgatcaccacgagcagcaccagcacgtacagcgctccacctttgactgtgaccgccactactgcgtctgactatgttgagagcgactggatctcattcttcatcacagttgatgagaagggagacattgttaccagcagcactctgttcaatgccactcgtgactacaagttgcctgaggccccacacacttcgtttggccctgcacctccagtggagacgcacacagttgttcttgagaacaacatgacgaactacgaggttgtatcttactggaccaccaccaacgagtttggtgggttgatcaccacgagcagcaccagcacgtacagcgctccacctttgactgtgaccgccactactgcgtctgactatgttgagagcgactggatctcattcttcatcacagttgatgagaagggagacattgttaccagcagcactctgttcaatgccactcgtgactacaagttgcctgaggccccacacacttcgtttggccctgcacctccagtggagacgcacacagttgttcttgagaacaacatgacgaactacgaggttgtatcttactggaccaccaccaacgagtttggtgggttgatcaccacgagcagcaccagcacgtacagcgctccacctttgactgtgaccgccactactgcgcctgactatgttgagagcgactggatctcattcttcatcacagttgatgagaagggagacattgttaccagcagcactctgttcaatgccactcgtgactacaagttgcctgaggccccacacacttcgtttggccctgcacctccagtggagacgcacacagttgttcttgagaacaacatgacgaactacgaggttgtatcttactggaccaccaccaacgagtttggtgggttgatcaccacgagcagcaccagcacgtacagcgctccacctttgactgtgaccgccactactgcgtctgactatgttgagagcgactggatctcattcttcatcacagttgatgagaagggagacattgttaccagcagcactctgttcaatgccactcgtgactacaagttgcctgaggccccacacacttcgtttggccctgcacctccagtggagacgcacacagttgttcttgagaacaacatgacgaactacgaggttgtatcttactggaccaccaccaacgagtttggtgggttgatcaccacgagcagcaccagcacgtacagcgctccacctttgactgtgaccgccactactgcgtctgactatgttgagagcgactggatctcattcttcatcacagttgatgagaagggagacattgttaccagcagcactctgttcaatgccactcgtgactacaagttgcctgaggccccacacacttcgtttggccctgcacctccagtggagacgcacacagttgttcttgagaacaacatgacgaactacgaggttgtatcttactggaccaccaccaacgagtttggtgggttgatcaccacgagcagcaccagcacgtacagcgctccacctttgactgtgaccgccactactgcgtctgactatgttgagagcgactggatctcattcttcatcacagttgatgagaagggagacattgttaccagcagcactctgttcaatgccactcgtgactacaagttgcctgaggccccacacacttcgtttggccctgcacctccagtggagacgcacacagttgttcttgagaacaacatgacgaactacgaggttgtatcttactggaccaccaccaacgagtttggtgggttgatcaccacgagcagcaccagcacgtacagcgctccacctttgactgtgaccgccactactgcgtctgactatgttgagagcgactggatctcattcttcatcacagttgatgagaagggagacattgttaccagcagcactctgttcaatgccactcgtgactacaagttgcctgaggccccacacacttcgtttggccctgcacctccagtggagacgcacacagttgttcttgagaacaacatgacgaactacgaggttgtatcttactggaccaccaccaacgagtttggtgggttgatcaccacgagcagcaccagcacgtacagcgctccacctttgactgtgaccgccactactgcgtctgactatgttgagagcgactggatctcattcttcatcacagttgatgagaagggagacattgttaccagcagcactctgttcaatgccactcgtgactacaagttgcctgaggccccacacacttcgtttggccctgcacctccagtggagacgcacacagttgttcttgagaacaacatgacgaactacgaggttgtatcttactggaccaccaccaacgagtttggtgggttgatcaccacgagcagcaccagcacgtacagcgctccacctttgactgtgaccgccactactgcgtctgactatgttgagagcgactggatctcattcttcatcacagttgatgagaagggagacattgttaccagcagcactctgttcaatgccactcgtgactacaagttgcctgaggccccacacacttcgtttggccctgcacctccagtggagacgcacacagttgttcttgagaacaacatgacgaactacgaggttgtatcttactggaccaccaccaacgagtttggtgggttgatcaccacgagcagcaccagcacgtacagcgctccacctttgactgtgaccgccactactgcgtccgactatgttgagagcgactggatctcattcttcatcacagttgatgagaagggagacattgttaccagcagcactctgttcaatgccactcgtgactacaaaTTGCCTGACGCTCCATATACATTTTTAGGTGATCATACTACTGTCATCACTTCGGGTGGTAAGCCAACCACTGTAGTTGTTTCacacatcaccactactgACAGCAATGGCCACTCAACTGTAATTGAAACGACGTTGCCAGTTGGAAGTGGATCCAATGATCACACCACTGTCATCACTTCTGGTGGTAAGCCAACCACTGTAGTTGTTTCacacatcaccactactgACAGCAATGGCCACTCAACTGTAATTGAAACGACGTTGCCAGTTGGAAGTGGATCCATTGATCACACCACTGTCATCACTTCTGGTGGTAAGCCAACCACTGTAGTTGTTTCacacatcaccactactgATAGCAATGGAAATACTGTCACTATTCAACAATACCCAACTTTAGGCGAACCAAGTACTTCTAATAGACCAACTAATGTAGCTCAACCACAACCTGCAGCAGGAAATAGTGCTAGacattcttcatcatctaatgatttaaattcttcatcatccaGCAGAAGCACCACGACACTAGAAGGCAATTCCATCATACCATCTGCCAGtcaatcaattttttcaggGGCGCCTGGCCATACCAACAGTATATCTGACACATATAAGGGCTCCGCCTCACAAATCTCTATGAAATGGGGTTCTCTATCAATGGTTCTCATAATGTTAATTTTGAACATCTAGTCTTGTCAAAACGATGAACAATCGCGCTTGCGACATCccaattttgttttatcaGCATTTTCCAATGTAAATTACTCTAATAAAATTTCCAACAAACAAGCAAAACCCAAAAGCAATTATAGAGAACActcaatgaaaataatcTTAATTAAAACCATAGTTAATGTACCATAGCTCAATATTACTCTTTTTTTATAGGTTTTAGATAattattgttcttttaaTTACGCTTTCCCGTATATATACTCAGTATTAAAGTGCTGATGTCCAAACCAGGGCTTTGCCAAACTGATTGACGCTCCCGCTGTTAGTGCTCTACTTGTTTTGTATAAGATTTACATGTACTTTTGCAGTTCATATCAGATCTGTGCTGCAGAATAGACTTTGTCCAAGCGTTCTATACAGCTTTATAGGGATCGACGTGGCCAGTTCCAGCACAGATACATATACAAGAGAATCCAGGAAAGCAGTCTCTCCGAACTAGTCTGAAATGTAACAGATGTTGCGAGTACTCCCTACAGCTGCTTCTTTCTCCATCCATCAAAGAAGTTCTGTGAGACAGTAAAGAAGCTAGAAGCATACTGTACTGACTCACTGTTGTCTTTTGCTATGGCTGGTTTCAAGCAGCCCTGTAACTCGCCATGCTGACGTGGCATCTTGTGGGACAAATTGGCACAAATGAAAAGACTTTGTTCTGTAATACGAGAATGGCAGGTGATATTTACGTATTACATGCACACACAACACCGGATGTATTACTTAACGAATACATCACGTTTGTAGCGTATGAATGTATCAAATTCATGTGACCACGTTATCGTATACATAGATATAAAAACGTGACTTGTCGTGTTTTTCCCACGTTTTTTGGGTTCTGAAGAAGCCATCTTCTCTGATTATCCTTAAGGGGAGAAACTCGCTGGTGAAGCTCGCCCCTCCCTTCTAACTTGTCTCCCAACTGTTTCTACCTTTGAGCGTCAAATGTTTCATGACAAGTGGCTATCGACAGCAATCGAGTATT
This window of the Nakaseomyces glabratus chromosome L, complete sequence genome carries:
- a CDS encoding uncharacterized protein (CAGL0L09911g~Putative adhesin-like cell wall protein; predicted GPI-anchor) encodes the protein MNPSFIIFFFLQILVRSVRADVTISADQTASTDVLYSEPVSILKDVKYTVNADTLQFTNGLNNAGTLVFADTVGSDAEQKLVVSNGDFINSGEVDVTCNSVTTPSYMFNVANFKNEGTMYFKGTQNGVQYGANQVTLISTTESIVNDGSMTFDGIENAYLKSSGTITNNGKISVQYNSGFAVSQSILGSGSIELGLATTLWFDDPSNTDISGQKVIQTEGSVIVFDTTKLTKPFTVNFGKFGGQNLFAVTTPVTSTSYDSITGILTIKVNGQDISLVLGTNLDPFGFIASPVSNPVTSPLDGQQHQIYTIVYSGVSVPPLPSPETKTITEKGVEHEVVVSYISTTSDNQLVTITTTSTIIPPFPKGTTSLLVENDVTIYDVYSYFIATNDQGAEYTATTILSYSPPAPTTVTIYQNHEHIQEVYSYYITVDGEGKIITESKLVSSTISYDPAPGPETKIVDLGNEVTEYDVISYYTTVDENGKVITTSTVDKFSPPPVSTITIYENHEHIVDVYSYFITVDGDGKIITDSKIISSSISYDPAPGPETKIVDLGNEVTEYDVISYYTTVDENGKVITTSTVDKFSPPPVSTITIYENHEHIVDVYSYFITVDGDGKIITDSKIISSSISYDPAPGPETKIVDLGNEVTEYDVISYYTTVDENGKVITTSTTTKYSPPPLTVTATTASDYVESDWISFFITVDEKGDIVTSSTLFNATRDYKLPEAPHTSFGPAPPVETHTVVLENNMTNYEVVSYWTTTNEFGGLITTSSTSTYSAPPLTVTATTASDYVESDWISFFITVDEKGDIVTSSTLFNATRDYKLPEAPHTSFGPAPPVETHTVVLENNMTNYEVVSYWTTTNEFGGLITTSSTSTYSAPPLTVTATTASDYVESDWISFFITVDEKGDIVTSSTLFNATRDYKLPEAPHTSFGPAPPVETHTVVLENNMTNYEVVSYWTTTNEFGGLITTSSTSTYSAPPLTVTATTASDYVESDWISFFITVDEKGDIVTSSTLFNATRDYKLPEAPHTSFGPAPPVETHTVVLENNMTNYEVVSYWTTTNEFGGLITTSSTSTYSAPPLTVTATTASDYVESDWISFFITVDEKGDIVTSSTLFNATRDYKLPEAPHTSFGPAPPVETHTVVLENNMTNYEVVSYWTTTNEFGGLITTSSTSTYSAPPLTVTATTASDYVESDWISFFITVDEKGDIVTSSTLFNATRDYKLPEAPHTSFGPAPPVETHTVVLENNMTNYEVVSYWTTTNEFGGLITTSSTSTYSAPPLTVTATTASDYVESDWISFFITVDEKGDIVTSSTLFNATRDYKLPEAPHTSFGPAPPVETHTVVLENNMTNYEVVSYWTTTNEFGGLITTSSTSTYSAPPLTVTATTASDYVESDWISFFITVDEKGDIVTSSTLFNATRDYKLPEAPHTSFGPAPPVETHTVVLENNMTNYEVVSYWTTTNEFGGLITTSSTSTYSAPPLTVTATTAPDYVESDWISFFITVDEKGDIVTSSTLFNATRDYKLPEAPHTSFGPAPPVETHTVVLENNMTNYEVVSYWTTTNEFGGLITTSSTSTYSAPPLTVTATTASDYVESDWISFFITVDEKGDIVTSSTLFNATRDYKLPEAPHTSFGPAPPVETHTVVLENNMTNYEVVSYWTTTNEFGGLITTSSTSTYSAPPLTVTATTASDYVESDWISFFITVDEKGDIVTSSTLFNATRDYKLPEAPHTSFGPAPPVETHTVVLENNMTNYEVVSYWTTTNEFGGLITTSSTSTYSAPPLTVTATTASDYVESDWISFFITVDEKGDIVTSSTLFNATRDYKLPEAPHTSFGPAPPVETHTVVLENNMTNYEVVSYWTTTNEFGGLITTSSTSTYSAPPLTVTATTASDYVESDWISFFITVDEKGDIVTSSTLFNATRDYKLPEAPHTSFGPAPPVETHTVVLENNMTNYEVVSYWTTTNEFGGLITTSSTSTYSAPPLTVTATTASDYVESDWISFFITVDEKGDIVTSSTLFNATRDYKLPEAPHTSFGPAPPVETHTVVLENNMTNYEVVSYWTTTNEFGGLITTSSTSTYSAPPLTVTATTASDYVESDWISFFITVDEKGDIVTSSTLFNATRDYKLPEAPHTSFGPAPPVETHTVVLENNMTNYEVVSYWTTTNEFGGLITTSSTSTYSAPPLTVTATTAPDYVESDWISFFITVDEKGDIVTSSTLFNATRDYKLPEAPHTSFGPAPPVETHTVVLENNMTNYEVVSYWTTTNEFGGLITTSSTSTYSAPPLTVTATTASDYVESDWISFFITVDEKGDIVTSSTLFNATRDYKLPEAPHTSFGPAPPVETHTVVLENNMTNYEVVSYWTTTNEFGGLITTSSTSTYSAPPLTVTATTASDYVESDWISFFITVDEKGDIVTSSTLFNATRDYKLPEAPHTSFGPAPPVETHTVVLENNMTNYEVVSYWTTTNEFGGLITTSSTSTYSAPPLTVTATTASDYVESDWISFFITVDEKGDIVTSSTLFNATRDYKLPEAPHTSFGPAPPVETHTVVLENNMTNYEVVSYWTTTNEFGGLITTSSTSTYSAPPLTVTATTASDYVESDWISFFITVDEKGDIVTSSTLFNATRDYKLPEAPHTSFGPAPPVETHTVVLENNMTNYEVVSYWTTTNEFGGLITTSSTSTYSAPPLTVTATTASDYVESDWISFFITVDEKGDIVTSSTLFNATRDYKLPEAPHTSFGPAPPVETHTVVLENNMTNYEVVSYWTTTNEFGGLITTSSTSTYSAPPLTVTATTASDYVESDWISFFITVDEKGDIVTSSTLFNATRDYKLPEAPHTSFGPAPPVETHTVVLENNMTNYEVVSYWTTTNEFGGLITTSSTSTYSAPPLTVTATTASDYVESDWISFFITVDEKGDIVTSSTLFNATRDYKLPDAPYTFLGDHTTVITSGGKPTTVVVSHITTTDSNGHSTVIETTLPVGSGSNDHTTVITSGGKPTTVVVSHITTTDSNGHSTVIETTLPVGSGSIDHTTVITSGGKPTTVVVSHITTTDSNGNTVTIQQYPTLGEPSTSNRPTNVAQPQPAAGNSARHSSSSNDLNSSSSSRSTTTLEGNSIIPSASQSIFSGAPGHTNSISDTYKGSASQISMKWGSLSMVLIMLILNI